From Alienimonas californiensis, a single genomic window includes:
- a CDS encoding DUF1501 domain-containing protein, which yields MNVPRLPHVSIPQSRREFLARSGAGFGATALSGLLADSALSAESRSKVAESFQHHAPTAKSVIFLFMEGGPSHMDTFDPKPELNRLDGQPLPESFGTVALAMGEANAPLMASQRKWKQHGEAGTWVSDWLPEIATCVDDIAVLRSCHTDGVNHSAGVCQMNTCSPLGGRPSLGSWVSYGLGTENKDLPAFVVMQDGGSSVVNGPRNWSAGFMPASYQGVRLKEVGDPVPNLSTPEAVGRLRQEGKLDLLSKLNRNFAAAHPEQSELDARIDSYELAFRMQAEAPGAVDLAQETAETRALYGMDDKETESFGRLCLLSRRLAERGVRFIQLYHGPGSRWDAHSGIEGNHSKLCKSMDKPVAGLLKDLKRRGLLDETLVVWGGEFGRTPMSEQGNGRDHNPTGFTMWMAGGGVKGGQTLGSTDELGLRAVEDRLHVHDLHASILHLLGLDRLDLTYEYKGRPERPTINEGKFFQKLVG from the coding sequence ATGAACGTCCCCCGACTCCCGCACGTTTCGATCCCGCAGTCCCGCCGCGAGTTCCTCGCCCGCAGCGGCGCCGGGTTCGGGGCGACCGCCCTGTCCGGGCTGTTGGCGGACTCCGCACTGTCCGCGGAGAGCCGGTCGAAGGTGGCGGAATCGTTCCAGCACCACGCCCCGACGGCGAAGTCGGTCATCTTCCTGTTCATGGAGGGCGGGCCGAGCCACATGGACACCTTCGACCCCAAGCCGGAGTTGAACCGCCTCGACGGCCAGCCGTTGCCGGAGAGCTTCGGCACGGTCGCCCTGGCGATGGGCGAGGCGAACGCCCCGCTGATGGCCAGCCAGCGGAAGTGGAAGCAGCACGGCGAGGCCGGCACCTGGGTCTCCGACTGGCTGCCGGAGATCGCGACCTGCGTGGACGACATCGCCGTCCTGCGGAGCTGTCACACCGACGGCGTGAACCACAGCGCCGGCGTCTGCCAGATGAACACCTGCAGCCCGCTGGGCGGTCGGCCGAGCCTCGGCAGCTGGGTCAGCTACGGCCTGGGCACCGAGAACAAGGACCTGCCGGCGTTCGTCGTGATGCAGGACGGCGGCAGCAGCGTGGTCAACGGCCCGCGGAACTGGAGCGCCGGCTTCATGCCCGCCTCCTACCAGGGCGTGCGGTTGAAGGAGGTCGGCGACCCGGTGCCGAACCTCTCCACGCCGGAGGCCGTCGGCCGGCTCCGGCAGGAAGGGAAGCTCGATTTGCTCAGCAAGTTGAACAGGAACTTCGCCGCCGCCCACCCGGAGCAGTCGGAGTTGGACGCCCGGATCGACAGCTACGAACTCGCCTTCCGCATGCAGGCCGAAGCCCCCGGGGCCGTGGACCTCGCCCAGGAGACCGCCGAGACCCGCGCCCTCTACGGGATGGACGACAAGGAGACCGAATCCTTCGGCCGACTCTGCCTGCTCTCCCGCCGGTTGGCGGAGCGGGGCGTGCGGTTCATTCAGCTCTACCACGGCCCCGGCTCCCGCTGGGACGCCCACAGCGGCATCGAGGGGAACCACTCCAAGCTCTGCAAGAGCATGGACAAGCCCGTCGCCGGCCTGCTGAAGGACCTGAAGCGCCGCGGCCTGCTGGACGAAACGCTGGTCGTCTGGGGCGGCGAGTTCGGCCGCACCCCGATGAGCGAGCAGGGCAACGGCCGCGACCACAACCCGACCGGCTTCACGATGTGGATGGCCGGCGGCGGCGTGAAGGGCGGCCAGACGCTCGGCTCCACCGACGAACTCGGCCTGCGGGCCGTCGAGGACCGGCTGCACGTCCACGACCTGCACGCCAGCATCCTGCACCTGCTCGGCCTGGACCGGCTCGACCTGACCTACGAATACAAGGGCCGCCCCGAACGCCCGACGATCAACGAGGGTAAGTTCTTCCAGAAGCTCGTCGGCTGA
- a CDS encoding DUF1549 domain-containing protein translates to MTPLARLSPVRPRPARLLLAGPLAVCLSLAGAMPAGAAEPQEKDLEAAKARFFENEVRPLLAKRCFECHGEAKQEGELRLDSMNHILAGGWSGAALERGKPNDSLLMEAVRYESYEMPPSGKLPAEEIAVLARWIELGAPWPGAEDSPPVRPASERGPTFTAEDRAWWALQPVVEPEVPATNSDWGRNDVDRFLLAQMEQRGLTPAPEADRLTLIHRLTQDLTGLPPTPEEVDAFVADESPGAYDQLVDRLLASDAYGERWGRHWLDLVRYADSDGYRADGYRSNAWRYRDYVIESFNEDKPYDTFVKEQLAADELYPKDVDAQVALGYLRHGIYEYNSREAPGQRELMLNELTDTTADVFLGLGLQCAKCHDHKFDPLPQTDYYRLRAFLEPVLFRDDVPLATEEEQAAHAAAMKQWEEATADLRAELEEIEGPAREKALKSGVGRFPEDVQAIYYKPDAEKTAYDRQVYWLVHDQVLFEWNRLDNRIPSDLKPKAVELRKKIAEFDHLKPAPLPTGRIAGDADAVPPPTVVPKRKLEVQPGKIALLSEEPMEIEPPLLDGKPLPGVNGHGTTGRRTALAKWITDPENPLSTRVIVNRVWQGHFGRGLAPNGSDFGRLGGPPSHPELLDWLVVRFLDEGWRLKPLHRLIVSSAAYRQAATHPQAAAYASIDPQNDWYWRADVRRLAAEQVRDALLSVTGSLREKDGGPGAGHGTPVRSVYLQVKRNSREPLMDLFDLPQFFISASNRDTTTSPLQSLYLINSDDVLGHAAKLAARVSAEAGSAGQSADGEAALAAAAWRAVLGREPTDGELASCVEFLREQARRAKAAAEKDGGEPDESGLKFADFPTRDGRAVVSTEREPAPLFAPHVDRLGDPLAGGGFTVEAFFQIDSVYATGSVRTLVSKWNGGSGEPGWGFGVTGKGSRRKPQTLVMQMYGRPFGGGAVREAAIFSDQHIDLNKPYYVAAAVVPATEGQPGTVTFILKDLSNNDVPLSVVTHEHPLAEAGNATPVAIGRRGTSPSANLFDGLIDEVRLSRGALGVEDALITDESPSDATLAHWTFEKTPGPFRDAAAEPGKGLDLTPHRAAVSTAEPRRQALVDLCHVLLNSSEFLYVQ, encoded by the coding sequence TTGACGCCGCTCGCCCGACTGTCGCCCGTTCGCCCGCGGCCGGCCCGCCTGCTGCTCGCCGGCCCGCTGGCCGTCTGCCTGTCCCTCGCCGGCGCGATGCCGGCCGGGGCGGCGGAGCCGCAGGAGAAGGACCTGGAAGCGGCGAAGGCCCGCTTCTTCGAGAACGAGGTCCGCCCGCTGCTGGCCAAGCGCTGCTTCGAGTGCCACGGGGAGGCGAAGCAGGAGGGCGAATTGCGGCTGGATTCGATGAACCACATCCTCGCCGGCGGGTGGAGCGGTGCCGCCCTGGAACGCGGCAAGCCGAACGACAGCCTGCTGATGGAGGCCGTGCGGTACGAGTCCTACGAGATGCCCCCCAGCGGCAAGCTACCGGCCGAGGAGATCGCCGTGCTGGCCCGTTGGATCGAACTCGGCGCCCCCTGGCCCGGCGCTGAGGATAGCCCGCCGGTCCGCCCGGCGAGCGAACGCGGCCCGACGTTCACCGCGGAAGACCGCGCCTGGTGGGCCCTGCAACCGGTCGTCGAACCGGAGGTTCCCGCCACGAACAGCGACTGGGGCCGCAACGACGTCGACCGCTTCCTGCTGGCTCAGATGGAGCAGCGCGGCCTGACCCCGGCGCCGGAGGCCGACCGCCTCACGCTGATTCACCGGCTGACGCAGGACCTGACCGGCCTGCCGCCGACGCCCGAGGAGGTGGACGCCTTCGTCGCGGACGAGTCTCCGGGCGCCTACGACCAACTGGTCGACCGCCTGCTGGCCAGCGACGCCTACGGCGAGCGCTGGGGCCGGCACTGGCTGGACCTGGTGCGGTACGCCGATTCCGACGGCTACCGGGCCGACGGCTACCGCTCGAACGCCTGGCGCTACCGCGATTACGTCATTGAATCGTTCAACGAGGACAAGCCCTACGACACCTTCGTCAAGGAGCAACTCGCCGCCGACGAGCTGTACCCGAAGGACGTGGACGCCCAGGTCGCGCTCGGTTACCTGCGGCACGGGATCTACGAATATAACTCCCGCGAAGCCCCCGGGCAGCGGGAGCTCATGCTGAACGAACTGACGGACACTACCGCGGACGTGTTCCTCGGCCTGGGTTTGCAGTGCGCAAAGTGTCACGACCACAAGTTCGACCCGCTCCCGCAGACGGACTACTACCGACTGCGGGCGTTCCTGGAGCCGGTGTTGTTCCGGGACGACGTCCCGCTGGCCACCGAGGAGGAGCAGGCCGCTCACGCCGCCGCGATGAAGCAGTGGGAGGAAGCCACCGCCGACCTGCGGGCCGAATTAGAGGAGATCGAGGGCCCCGCCCGTGAGAAGGCGTTGAAGTCGGGCGTCGGGCGCTTCCCGGAAGACGTCCAGGCGATCTACTACAAGCCGGACGCGGAAAAGACGGCCTATGACCGTCAGGTCTACTGGCTGGTCCACGATCAGGTGCTGTTCGAGTGGAACCGGCTGGATAACCGCATCCCGTCCGACCTGAAGCCGAAGGCGGTCGAACTGCGGAAGAAGATTGCCGAGTTCGACCACCTCAAGCCGGCCCCGCTGCCGACCGGCCGCATCGCCGGGGACGCCGACGCCGTCCCCCCGCCGACGGTCGTGCCGAAGCGGAAGCTGGAAGTGCAACCGGGCAAGATCGCGCTGCTGTCCGAGGAGCCGATGGAGATCGAGCCGCCCCTTCTGGACGGCAAGCCGCTGCCCGGCGTGAACGGCCACGGCACGACCGGCCGGCGGACGGCGCTCGCGAAGTGGATCACCGACCCGGAGAATCCGCTTTCCACCCGGGTGATCGTCAACCGCGTCTGGCAGGGGCACTTCGGCCGCGGGCTGGCCCCCAACGGCAGCGACTTCGGCCGGTTGGGCGGTCCGCCGTCGCACCCGGAACTGCTGGACTGGCTGGTCGTGCGGTTCCTCGACGAGGGCTGGCGGCTCAAACCGCTGCACCGCCTGATCGTCTCCTCCGCCGCCTACCGGCAGGCCGCGACGCACCCGCAGGCCGCGGCGTACGCCAGCATCGACCCGCAGAACGACTGGTACTGGCGGGCGGACGTCCGGCGCCTCGCCGCGGAGCAGGTCCGCGACGCGCTGCTGTCCGTGACCGGCTCGCTGCGTGAAAAGGACGGCGGCCCCGGCGCCGGCCACGGCACGCCGGTGCGGAGCGTCTACCTCCAGGTGAAGCGGAACAGCCGCGAGCCGCTAATGGACCTGTTCGACCTGCCCCAGTTCTTCATCAGCGCCTCGAACCGGGACACCACCACCAGCCCGCTGCAAAGCCTGTATCTGATTAACTCGGACGACGTGCTCGGCCACGCCGCCAAGCTGGCCGCGCGGGTCTCCGCGGAGGCAGGCTCCGCCGGTCAGTCCGCCGACGGCGAGGCCGCCCTCGCCGCCGCCGCGTGGCGGGCGGTGCTGGGCCGCGAACCGACCGACGGGGAACTAGCGAGTTGCGTGGAGTTCCTGCGTGAACAGGCCCGCCGGGCCAAGGCCGCGGCCGAGAAGGACGGCGGCGAGCCGGACGAATCCGGTCTGAAGTTCGCCGACTTCCCCACCCGCGACGGCCGGGCGGTCGTCAGCACGGAACGCGAACCCGCCCCGCTGTTCGCCCCGCACGTGGACCGCCTCGGCGATCCGCTGGCCGGCGGCGGCTTCACGGTCGAGGCCTTCTTCCAGATCGACAGCGTCTATGCCACCGGCTCGGTGCGGACGCTGGTTTCCAAGTGGAACGGCGGCAGCGGCGAGCCCGGCTGGGGCTTCGGCGTGACCGGGAAGGGCTCCCGTCGCAAGCCGCAGACCCTCGTCATGCAGATGTACGGCCGCCCGTTCGGCGGCGGGGCCGTGCGGGAGGCGGCGATCTTCAGCGATCAGCACATCGACCTGAATAAGCCCTACTACGTCGCCGCCGCCGTCGTCCCGGCGACGGAGGGCCAGCCCGGCACGGTGACGTTCATCCTCAAGGACCTGTCCAACAACGACGTGCCGCTGTCCGTCGTCACCCACGAACACCCGCTCGCCGAGGCCGGCAACGCCACCCCGGTGGCGATCGGCCGGCGGGGGACCTCGCCCAGCGCGAACCTGTTCGACGGACTGATCGACGAGGTGCGGCTCTCCCGCGGCGCCCTGGGCGTGGAGGACGCGTTGATTACCGACGAGTCCCCCAGCGACGCCACGCTGGCCCACTGGACCTTCGAGAAGACCCCCGGACCCTTCCGCGACGCCGCCGCCGAGCCCGGCAAGGGGCTGGACCTCACGCCGCACCGGGCCGCCGTCTCCACGGCGGAACCGCGGCGGCAGGCGCTGGTGGACCTCTGCCACGTGCTGCTCAACAGCAGCGAGTTCCTCTACGTGCAGTGA
- a CDS encoding FecR family protein, whose protein sequence is MSETLTNPTPAELREFDALCDAVFDGAASAEQVARLEGFVLNSPVLRRRYVELADQEATLAWGDGELAPLRIGEAVEAASPPPPDRPRRRLWPWVAVHTALVACAAALWVFVTEQIARETAPISAATAPAPPAAVWAASAGAELFGEAAPTIGAAAPVGREQALLRGWVRLRFADGAEAVLEGPAVFEVAAADRLILKAGRCSVHAPDGAEGFRVDTPDGQVLDLGTRFAVRVREGDGEADGGTEVHVVEGAAELHCVSRSDGTESPDRLVTGQARRLTAVGGAGKGPLAFDPAVYREILPDRVIAYDAQTDPHDATRLTALTVQRAGETLSYPAADLIPSVVTAFHAPEGGYPYAVPSGADGSLGRWLTEPFLLNAGHINPGGSREPLTGDPVLDGPNRTPGLAMRFTTPVTNAPGPDLVLFDIQSVVDPPDGDAFHLSPVEFRPGLRSITVRRYDLTVGDPGSTVVAPFVLPKPDPAAAVGPTLDAVRLTDETPRLVPSLGFTANAVVVDLSDLGYAAGETADALFVQDARDDPKYIDPTLIVGLPADPPRIPASSSHPRPRRDTP, encoded by the coding sequence TTGTCTGAGACCCTGACCAATCCCACGCCCGCGGAATTGCGGGAGTTCGACGCCCTCTGCGACGCGGTGTTCGACGGCGCCGCCTCCGCGGAGCAGGTCGCCCGGCTGGAGGGGTTCGTGCTGAACTCCCCAGTGCTGCGGCGGCGATACGTCGAACTGGCCGATCAGGAGGCCACGCTCGCCTGGGGCGACGGCGAACTGGCGCCCCTGCGAATTGGGGAAGCGGTCGAAGCCGCGTCTCCCCCGCCGCCGGACCGTCCCCGCCGCCGGCTTTGGCCATGGGTGGCCGTTCACACCGCGCTCGTGGCGTGTGCGGCGGCGTTGTGGGTGTTCGTTACAGAGCAGATCGCCCGTGAGACGGCCCCGATCTCCGCGGCGACGGCGCCCGCCCCGCCGGCGGCGGTGTGGGCGGCGAGCGCCGGGGCGGAACTGTTCGGCGAGGCGGCCCCCACGATCGGGGCCGCGGCGCCGGTGGGGCGGGAGCAGGCGTTGCTCCGCGGGTGGGTGCGGCTGCGGTTCGCCGACGGGGCCGAGGCCGTGCTGGAGGGGCCCGCGGTGTTCGAGGTCGCCGCTGCCGATCGCCTGATTTTGAAGGCGGGCCGGTGCAGCGTGCACGCCCCGGACGGGGCGGAGGGGTTCCGCGTCGACACGCCGGACGGGCAGGTGCTGGACCTCGGCACCCGCTTCGCCGTGCGGGTGCGGGAAGGGGACGGCGAAGCCGACGGCGGAACCGAGGTGCACGTCGTCGAGGGCGCCGCGGAGCTGCACTGCGTCTCCAGGTCTGACGGCACGGAGTCGCCGGACCGGCTCGTCACCGGGCAGGCCCGCCGGCTGACGGCCGTGGGCGGGGCGGGGAAGGGGCCGCTGGCGTTCGATCCCGCCGTCTACCGCGAAATTCTGCCGGACCGCGTCATCGCCTACGATGCCCAGACCGACCCGCACGACGCCACCCGGCTGACGGCGCTCACCGTGCAACGGGCCGGCGAGACGCTCTCGTACCCCGCCGCGGACCTGATTCCCTCCGTCGTCACCGCGTTTCACGCCCCGGAGGGCGGCTATCCGTACGCCGTGCCGAGCGGCGCCGACGGCAGTCTGGGGCGCTGGCTGACGGAACCGTTCCTCTTGAACGCCGGGCACATCAACCCCGGCGGCTCCCGGGAACCGCTGACGGGCGATCCGGTCCTCGACGGGCCGAATCGCACCCCCGGTCTGGCGATGCGGTTCACGACGCCTGTGACGAACGCTCCGGGACCGGATCTGGTCCTGTTCGACATTCAATCCGTCGTGGATCCCCCGGACGGCGATGCTTTTCACCTTTCGCCGGTTGAATTTCGCCCCGGTCTACGGTCCATCACCGTCCGTCGATACGATCTGACGGTCGGCGATCCCGGTTCCACCGTGGTCGCCCCGTTCGTCCTGCCGAAGCCCGACCCGGCCGCCGCCGTCGGGCCGACGCTGGACGCCGTGCGGCTCACGGACGAGACGCCGCGGCTGGTCCCCTCGCTGGGATTCACCGCGAACGCGGTGGTCGTGGACCTGTCGGACCTCGGCTACGCGGCGGGGGAGACAGCGGACGCCCTGTTCGTGCAGGACGCCCGCGACGACCCGAAATACATCGATCCCACCCTGATCGTCGGCCTGCCGGCCGACCCGCCCCGCATTCCCGCCTCTTCCTCTCACCCGCGCCCGCGGAGGGACACGCCTTGA
- a CDS encoding sigma-70 family RNA polymerase sigma factor — MGDRPLSPLSRRVTEAPPAAAPNADPAAVEPAAERSRMDDFARLLGGAQRRLFLYLMGLLGDRTAAEDVLQETNLVLWREFEQFEPGTNFTAWSCRVAFNQVRAHRAKRGRDRLVFSEAFLTAVDEELTREADGLEERRAALADCLNRLPDHHRELVRRRYLGERDGGTEELAARLGKSPDAVLRMLSRIRRTLHDCVSRTLSAPGDGLRTEANLV; from the coding sequence GTGGGGGACCGCCCGCTCTCCCCGCTGTCCCGCCGCGTGACCGAAGCCCCGCCTGCCGCCGCCCCGAACGCCGATCCGGCCGCGGTCGAACCGGCCGCGGAGCGCAGCCGGATGGACGACTTCGCCCGGCTGCTGGGCGGGGCGCAACGGCGGCTGTTCCTCTATCTGATGGGTCTGCTGGGCGACCGCACGGCCGCGGAGGACGTGCTTCAGGAGACCAACCTCGTGCTGTGGCGGGAGTTCGAGCAGTTCGAACCGGGCACGAACTTCACCGCGTGGAGCTGCCGGGTCGCCTTCAATCAGGTGCGAGCCCATCGGGCCAAGCGGGGTCGGGACCGATTGGTGTTCAGCGAAGCGTTCCTCACCGCCGTCGACGAGGAACTCACCCGCGAGGCCGACGGTCTTGAGGAGCGCCGGGCCGCCCTCGCCGACTGTTTAAATCGCCTGCCGGACCACCACCGCGAACTGGTCCGCCGCCGCTACCTCGGCGAGCGGGACGGCGGCACGGAGGAACTGGCCGCACGGCTCGGCAAGAGCCCCGACGCGGTGCTGCGAATGCTCTCCCGCATCCGGCGCACGCTGCACGACTGCGTCTCGCGGACCCTCTCGGCGCCCGGCGACGGCTTACGCACGGAGGCGAACCTTGTCTGA
- a CDS encoding DUF1553 domain-containing protein encodes MTSSAALLALAFLAPSAAPAEAEALPGVTWDWSQPSDGMAVGIASAGEYKVPIAGTLENDAAVAATPTPRLNVGQSGYLRVRDTGPGSLLTLGNGEALSVLVTVHPQPKAGGGFGHILSKGRTNAKGRAPNNLNYALRLAGEGNRAALSFLFADKAGEFHRWTSHDTIPCDGRERRIAFTYTFGQPDSLRAFLDGKETAGVWDMGGATDKAPITDSDDLWIGSSMGGSAGSTFEGAIGSLRLLRGTLSEKELTARPPLVAARPAPRAPEGRALVEVIDDVDGKARSWNFTLPRLANDTYVQDSFAVPQIAHAYGPTGVRVDRGQAVVVRVRGRATLPAGEWELLVRSRSGARVSLNGEPAANVRFFDRSSSAHQPLYPAGEVKAPGLRSLRPGDAEATYRFTADGEPISVLAEFYAGGSGRRRETGEAGLFVRPAPAEGEETLGEAFRLLLPGDDSLGPALTDGEWVVFTESYADWLRKLDQTRRRSAAAGEIARWNARHDFTRDAYTPRAEVPAPTEGLPEKNAVDRFINAKLAAEGMEPRPEADDATFLRRAALDVVGRIPTPEEIDQFLADPADERRAKAVDRYLADDLGWADGWVGEWQDVLAENPTIVNPTLNNTGPFRDWLHEAFFDNLSADRFATELIRMNGSEYSGGLGGFALASQNDAPFAAKAHVLGQAFLASDMTCARCHDAPSRPFLQKDLFGMAAMLKRSSQTVPPGSSLPPELVENSVVKVTLKPGESVPPAFTLQGLRDGDPAPELVDLFNAEQDTRERLALLVTDYQNRRFAEVMVNRLWTRYLGRGIVDTPHDWSFGEPSHPELLAYLADELILSGYDLKHVARLILNSHVYGRQIAEEYDERELFAGPTRERMTAEQLVDSLFSASGKRLKAGLVTIDADGARNEKQGQNFGRPRRAWEFVSLSTDRDRESLTVPRAEPFVELLGAFGWRGSRPDPRNVRDDSPDVTQPALLENGVLGERFTRLSDDSRFTEFALAADSPEELAERTVRTIFTRGPNAEEVALFKDLLADGWSERKSGEPANPPHFLENPGVTWTNQFISEAAARQIELRKQVEAGDPPSARLTDDWRQRYEDVLWALLNSPEFPFVP; translated from the coding sequence GTGACGTCCTCCGCCGCCCTGTTGGCCCTCGCGTTCCTCGCCCCGTCCGCCGCCCCGGCGGAGGCGGAGGCACTGCCCGGCGTGACCTGGGACTGGTCCCAGCCGTCGGACGGGATGGCGGTGGGAATCGCCTCGGCAGGCGAGTACAAGGTTCCGATCGCCGGGACGCTGGAGAACGACGCCGCCGTCGCCGCCACGCCGACGCCCCGGCTGAACGTCGGGCAGTCCGGCTACCTGCGGGTCCGCGACACCGGCCCCGGCAGCCTGCTGACGCTGGGGAACGGCGAGGCGCTGTCCGTGCTCGTCACCGTTCACCCGCAACCGAAAGCCGGCGGCGGCTTCGGGCACATCCTCAGCAAGGGCCGCACCAACGCGAAGGGCCGGGCGCCGAACAACCTGAACTACGCCCTGCGGCTGGCGGGCGAAGGGAACCGGGCGGCGCTCTCCTTCCTGTTCGCCGACAAGGCGGGCGAGTTCCACCGCTGGACTTCCCACGACACGATCCCCTGCGACGGCCGCGAGCGCCGGATCGCCTTCACCTACACCTTCGGCCAGCCGGACAGCCTGCGGGCGTTTCTGGACGGCAAGGAGACCGCGGGCGTCTGGGATATGGGCGGGGCCACGGACAAAGCTCCGATCACCGATAGCGACGACCTGTGGATCGGTTCGTCGATGGGCGGCAGCGCCGGCAGCACCTTCGAGGGGGCGATCGGTTCGCTCCGACTGCTGCGGGGCACGCTGTCGGAAAAAGAGCTGACAGCCCGCCCGCCGCTGGTCGCCGCCCGCCCGGCCCCCCGGGCGCCGGAGGGCCGGGCTCTGGTCGAGGTGATCGACGACGTGGACGGCAAGGCCCGGTCGTGGAACTTCACCCTGCCCCGCCTCGCGAACGACACGTACGTCCAAGACTCCTTCGCCGTCCCGCAGATCGCCCACGCCTACGGCCCGACCGGCGTGCGGGTGGATCGCGGGCAGGCGGTCGTGGTGCGGGTCCGCGGTCGGGCGACGCTGCCGGCCGGCGAGTGGGAACTGCTGGTCCGCAGCCGCAGCGGGGCGCGAGTCTCCCTGAACGGCGAACCGGCCGCGAACGTGCGGTTCTTCGACCGCAGTTCCAGTGCCCACCAGCCCCTGTACCCGGCGGGCGAGGTGAAGGCCCCCGGCCTGCGGAGCCTGCGGCCCGGCGACGCCGAGGCCACCTATCGCTTCACTGCGGACGGCGAACCGATCAGCGTTCTCGCCGAGTTCTACGCCGGCGGCAGCGGCCGGCGGCGGGAGACCGGCGAAGCCGGCCTGTTTGTCCGCCCGGCCCCGGCCGAGGGTGAAGAAACTCTGGGCGAGGCGTTCCGCCTGCTCCTGCCCGGCGACGACTCCCTCGGCCCGGCGCTGACCGACGGCGAATGGGTCGTCTTCACGGAGAGCTACGCGGACTGGCTGCGGAAGCTCGATCAGACTCGCCGGCGGTCCGCCGCCGCCGGGGAGATCGCCCGCTGGAACGCCCGTCACGACTTCACCCGCGACGCCTACACGCCCCGGGCCGAGGTTCCCGCCCCCACCGAGGGCCTGCCGGAGAAGAACGCGGTCGACCGCTTCATCAACGCGAAGCTGGCCGCCGAGGGCATGGAACCGCGGCCGGAAGCGGACGACGCGACCTTCCTCCGCCGGGCGGCGCTGGACGTGGTCGGCCGCATCCCGACGCCGGAGGAGATCGACCAGTTCCTCGCCGATCCCGCGGACGAACGCCGGGCCAAGGCGGTCGATCGCTACCTCGCCGACGACCTCGGCTGGGCGGACGGCTGGGTCGGCGAGTGGCAGGACGTGCTCGCGGAGAACCCGACGATCGTCAACCCGACGCTGAACAACACCGGCCCGTTCCGCGACTGGCTGCACGAAGCCTTCTTCGACAACCTGTCCGCGGACCGCTTCGCCACGGAGCTGATCCGCATGAACGGCTCCGAGTACAGCGGCGGGCTGGGCGGGTTCGCCCTGGCCAGCCAGAACGACGCCCCCTTCGCCGCGAAGGCCCACGTGCTGGGTCAGGCGTTCCTCGCCTCGGACATGACCTGCGCCCGCTGTCACGACGCCCCCAGCCGGCCGTTCCTGCAAAAGGACCTGTTCGGCATGGCGGCGATGCTGAAGCGCTCCTCGCAGACGGTCCCGCCCGGCAGCAGCCTGCCGCCGGAGCTGGTGGAGAACTCCGTGGTCAAAGTGACACTCAAGCCGGGCGAATCCGTGCCGCCGGCGTTCACCCTCCAGGGCCTGCGGGACGGCGATCCGGCCCCGGAGCTGGTGGACCTGTTCAACGCGGAGCAGGACACCCGCGAACGCCTCGCCCTGCTGGTGACCGACTACCAGAACCGCCGCTTCGCGGAAGTGATGGTGAACCGGCTGTGGACCCGCTACCTCGGCCGCGGGATCGTCGACACGCCCCACGACTGGAGCTTCGGCGAGCCCTCCCACCCGGAGTTGCTGGCCTATCTGGCGGACGAACTGATACTGTCCGGCTACGACCTGAAGCACGTGGCCCGGCTGATTCTGAACTCCCACGTCTACGGGCGTCAGATCGCCGAGGAGTACGACGAGCGCGAGCTGTTCGCCGGGCCGACGCGGGAGCGGATGACGGCGGAGCAGTTGGTCGACAGCCTGTTCTCCGCCAGCGGCAAACGGCTGAAGGCCGGTCTGGTGACGATCGACGCCGACGGCGCCCGCAACGAAAAGCAGGGCCAGAACTTCGGTCGTCCGCGGCGGGCCTGGGAGTTCGTCAGCCTCTCCACCGACCGCGACCGCGAGAGCCTGACGGTGCCGCGGGCCGAGCCGTTCGTGGAACTGCTGGGCGCCTTCGGCTGGCGGGGCTCACGGCCCGACCCGCGGAACGTGCGGGACGACAGCCCGGACGTCACCCAGCCGGCGCTGCTGGAGAACGGCGTGCTGGGCGAACGCTTCACCCGCCTCTCCGACGACAGCCGCTTCACCGAGTTCGCCCTCGCGGCCGACTCGCCGGAGGAACTGGCGGAACGTACGGTCCGGACGATCTTCACCCGCGGCCCGAACGCGGAGGAAGTCGCCCTGTTCAAGGACCTGCTGGCCGACGGTTGGTCTGAGCGGAAGTCCGGCGAGCCGGCCAACCCGCCGCACTTCCTGGAGAACCCCGGCGTCACCTGGACGAACCAGTTCATCTCCGAAGCGGCAGCCCGACAGATCGAGTTGCGGAAGCAGGTCGAGGCCGGCGATCCGCCCTCGGCCCGGCTGACCGACGACTGGCGGCAGCGTTACGAGGACGTGCTTTGGGCGCTGCTCAACAGCCCCGAGTTCCCCTTCGTGCCGTAA